From Primulina tabacum isolate GXHZ01 chromosome 2, ASM2559414v2, whole genome shotgun sequence, one genomic window encodes:
- the LOC142537925 gene encoding GDSL esterase/lipase At5g03980-like, with the protein MSHQRALAAFLFLVCYALLSIVNAHPLKICKFDRIYQLGDSISDTGNLIREYPIGVNTAFARLPYGETFFKNATGRCSNGFLMIDYIAMDAGLPLLPPYRNTRADFKHGVNFAVAGSTALSSQVLASKKILNPVTNSSLDVQLGWMSSHFDSICLDHRDCVEKLHDALFMVGEIGGNDYNYAIFQGKSIEELKSMVPDIVNTIMEGVKKVIGFGATRVVVPGNFPIGCLPIYQTAFQSNVSIAYDENQCLKQLNDFATYHNQQLQQAIHKLQREIPNAMIIYGDYYNAYQFLLNFARFYGFDSERACCGIGGKYNFDLTRMCGADGVEVCSDPHRYISWDGVHLTQEGYKIMSAWLINEIFHKFHCHF; encoded by the exons ATGTCTCATCAACGGGCTCTCGCCGCCTTCTTGTTTCTTGTTTGTTATGCTTTACTATCCATTGTTAATGCTCATCCATTGAAAATTTGCAAGTTTGATCGGATCTATCAGCTTGGAGATTCGATTTCTGACACTGGAAATTTGATACGTGAGTATCCTATCGGAGTCAACACTGCCTTCGCAAGACTTCCTTATGGAGAAACTTTTTTCAAGAACGCCACGGGTCGTTGTTCAAATGGTTTTCTTATGATCGACTATAtag CCATGGATGCTGGTCTTCCATTGCTACCGCCTTACAGAAACACAAGAGCAGACTTCAAGCATGGAGTCAACTTTGCGGTTGCAGGCTCCACCGCGTTATCCTCGCAAGTTTTGGCAAgcaaaaaaattttgaatccTGTCACGAATTCTTCTCTCGATGTACAGTTGGGTTGGATGTCGTCTCATTTCGATTCTATCTGCCTTGATCACAGAG ATTGTGTTGAGAAACTTCATGATGCCCTTTTCATGGTTGGAGAAATCGGTGGGAACGATTACAACTACGCAATCTTTCAAGGAAAATCGATTGAAGAGCTAAAAAGCATGGTGCCGGATATTGTTAATACCATTATGGAGGGAGTCAAG AAAGTGATTGGTTTTGGGGCTACAAGAGTGGTGGTTCCGGGAAACTTCCCCATCGGATGCCTCCCAATCTACCAAACGGCTTTCCAGTCCAACGTGTCCATAGCATATGATGAGAACCAATGCCTCAAACAGTTGAATGACTTCGCGACATACCACAACCAGCAACTCCAACAAGCCATCCACAAACTACAACGAGAGATACCAAATGCCATGATCATCTATGGAGATTATTACAACGCCTATCAATTTCTGCTCAACTTTGCACGATTTTACG GATTTGATTCCGAAAGAGCTTGTTGTGGGATTGGAGGCAAATACAATTTCGACTTGACAAGAATGTGTGGAGCCGATGGTGTTGAAGTTTGCTCGGATCCTCATCGATACATAAGTTGGGACGGAGTGCATTTAACTCAAGAAGGATACAAGATCATGTCGGCTTGGTTGATTAATGAAATCTTCCACAAGTTTCATTGTCATTTCTGA